GGTTAAAATTTAGCGCAGAGATCGATTTCTGTTTCCAGGTCTGATGCATGCAGAACATGTGACTGCTTCAGGTCTGATGCGTGCAGACCCTGCGACTGCTTCATTGTCTGATACGGGCTGGTGCATTGCAGAATCCTATTGTGGTTGGGCCTGGTGTTGCGCGGACAAGTTCTACTTTTTTATTCGGAAGAGCCCAACTCCGGGACGATTCAAATGTAATGTTGATGCATCCTTTTTGTCAAATTTAAATAGAGTTGGCACTGGAATATGCATCCATGACGAACTTGGTCAATTTGTGCTTGCAAAGACAAAATGAATGGACTTTCTTTGTGGAGTGGATGTCGGTGAACCTCTTGGtgagtatatgtccctcaatgtccctaaattgatgctctgattcaatttcaatatgaatgcttcataacttgaaatgcaAGTGGAGATGACCGTTGATGCAATGACTATACAATGTTTTTTCATAATTGTAAATTAGAATGATGGTTTTGTGGCTTGGTAACCATAAATGCACgaaaattgaatatataccCCTTGACGACCCTAAATTGTTGGCCTAAATGCAatttcattatgaatttttattcataacttaATACTTGTTGAGATGACCCTTGATATACTGACTATATGATGCTTTTTGCATAATGATAAATTGGGATGATGTTAGTATGCCTTTGGTGATCAAAGATGAAAAactgaatatatgtcccttgatggaTAAATGCAAAATTCGACATTTGAGCATCGATGACCCTAAATTAATGGCCGAAATGCATTTTCATTATGAACTCTTATTCATAATTTGATATGCATGTCAAGACGGCCTTTGATATGGCCCTTGATATAGTGATTATATGATGCTTTTTTAATAATGATAAATTGGCACGATGGTGGTATGTTTTGGTTACCTTATATGCAAAATTGATTATATGTCCCTTAATGACTTGGAGtgcaaaattttatatttgagcCTTGATAACCAATAGTTGTCCTAAATGCAATTTCATTACGAATGTTTATTCGTAGTTTAAAATGCATGTTGAGTTGACCCTTGATACAATGACTATAccatacatttttaataaattggGGCGATGGTACTGTACTACAGTACTAGTGTGCCTTGGTATATAACCATAGATTTAAAAATTGAACATGTCTTTGATGACTTCGAAtgcaaaattttgatatttgagCCTTCATTCTCTGAATTGGTGGCCTAATTGCAATTGTATTATATtgtttattcataacttgaaatgtaatttgagattaccccctctTCAAACTTCTACCATAGCTAACGAAGTGATTTTGAGGAGCTTTATAAGATGACAGACATAAATTCTCAAAAGATTGTTTCAAGATACAGAATGGTGTAATTCAGAATGCTTGTTTTAAATTTCTGCCATGGCTGagcaaatgattttaaaaacataattatttcttttagttTTGGGAAGCTTACTGAGACGGTAGACATGATTCCTTTTTAAAGAGATTCCAACAAGCCAATCAGTGTACTAAGCTGGTGACATTCCATGTTGTGACcttcaaataattttatcaaGAAGGGTGAAAATTTGAAAGGAGAAAGagcttattgaaattttttatgacTTGGAGGGTGGGAGTTGGTGCTGTGATTTCTTATGGAGGAGGTTGTGATGTTAACATTTGTCACTTTGTTGGCTTGTTTGGATACTTCAATATGAACTAACTTGCTTCTTGCTTGATTTCTTCTTCAGCTTGTGACTCATTCAAATTGATCTCTTTGTTATATTTGTTGTTCTCTTTCATAACATAATTTAGGATATGGATTTCGAAGCTTGGTGTTATTAGAGCAACCTCAAATTATCCAACTTCATAATTTTAAGGTGAGTTTGTATTTGGTACAATGGAGAGTGAATGAGACTTGTTTTAATCCCTTTTATTTTGTGATTCAAGATTACACTTGATCAGCTCACCCCAAATTAATGCAATAAGATGAAACTGTGCAGGGATATTCTTGGAATATCACTTAAATATATGGTAATAGATTAAAGTGGGTGCACAATTAGAACAGGTCTCAACATTTGCCTATTGCCtatcaattttaaataaattcttAATCTAAGACATAGCCATAGTCCAGAACCGTTAATTGTTCAAAAGATATCTAATGGATTTGATTATACTATTACTGCTCATGATAGAAAAAGAATAACTCAAACTTAAAGACCAATTTAATACACTTGCTAAATAAACCATCAAATTTTTTGTGCCGTTGTCAAATAAGTTGAACTACTCATCCCACTCTAGTTGGTCTCATTTACGTGTTAAATGTGATATTCAAGCTAACAACTTTAACCACCACCCTTCAACAATTTCCGTAAAGTTTAATACAAGGAACTCAACCAAGAACTAATTGCATAGTGTGAATGCCTTTTTTCAGGGACGAATATGATGATTTCCCATGTGGGGGAGGCGCATTTGAAAGTttactcaaaatttaatttaaccaAAGTACTTCAACTTTATCTACTTTTAGTTTCACCATCCACGCAAATATAAtgttttgatctttttttttttttttgcatcaagcaatgagaaagaagaaacaaaatgttgaaacttgaaagagcACGTGACGTACAAAGTTGTACAATATCAAGCAAccttaatactaataataataataataataataataatatttgttagaACATTGGTGTTATGCTTTCATTTGATCAATTATCAGCTAAGATTATATtagctaaataaatattttttgcttcaaaaatataattataagtttcttaattttaaggggaaattttttatcaaataaaggtggcacaaacaaacaaaatagctTCACATTTTAATTTTCCAAACTTGTAACAAACCATGATAGATTATTCAACTTTCCCAGGTTTGCATGAAGATGGGCCCAATAACCTTACAAATAATGACAATAAATACTGTGGAAAACAGGATTTAAATACCAAAATACACAAACTTGTTTTAGCTCGACATTAGATACTAAATTTAGCTCGACATTAATGTTGTGTTCATCATGTTGAACATGACTAGCAACATAGCTGTTGTAATTGGGCTCTTAATCTCCCTAATCCTCTATTCACCATCTATGGTTGTCTATTGCAAATTACTGGATAGATTCTATCTTCCATCATCATTAACAGGCCCTGAGTCCCTAGCATTTGATTCCATTGGTGGAGGACCTTATACTGGTGTTTCTGATGGAAGAATTCTAAAATATGATGAAGAATGTTCTTGTTTCCTTGAATTTGCTCACATTTCACCAGACAGGTATGTGTCTAATGTAtgtataatataaaatttataatagaATAGTTTAATTCCAACAATATTTTGAACCGCGGTTCGAATCTCTGTCAGAACTAAGAAGAGATATCCATATTTTATAGTTTAAAGGCATGTATCCTCTAAACTTTTCTTTAAGAAGCAAAACTTATAATATGTTGGTACAGGAACAATACACTGTGTGGTGGCATTTCTGACTTCTCAGAACTCCAAGAAACGTGTGGGAGGCCTATGGGGTTGAGTTTCGATTACAACACAAGGGAATTATATATAGCTGATGCTTATTATGGGCTTGTGAAGGTTCCTTTTGATGGAGGTGCTGCAACACAACTTGTTGCTAATGGTATGCTAGGCAACCCTTTTGGTTTTCTTGCTGGTGTGGATGTAGATCCTCAAACTGGAATTGTTTATTTCACGGAAGCTAGCTCTCAGTACAAGATCAGGTAATTCAATAtttctatcttcataatagacTATTGGGTTTAAATAGTGTTTATCCCTACGAATGTTAGCGAATTTTGGTTTACcccctttaatttttttttctgattaCACCCTGTAATGTCAAGATTTTGTCCTTTTAGTTTTAGCCCCTCATTGAATATGTCGGCTTAAGATTCCGTCCTTTTGGTTTATCCCCCTCACtaagcatgccacatcatcatttaTGAGGAATCTTAAGGCATCATATTCAATGAGGGCTAAAAGGACAAAATCTTGACATTACAAGGGGTaatggaaagaaaataaataaataaataaataaataatacaggGGGATAAACCAAATTTCGCTAACATTATGAAGAGGTAAACACCATGTTGCCCTAGACTATTTAAGCCTCTAGACGAGTTTGACCttttaccaaataaaaatatggattatgGTTGCATGATAAATTCTTGCACATACACTTATAAGTTCAACATATATCAaaaagatgatgatgaaaacAAAATAGATAATAAAATCTTTACTTAAGTTATTTTAATGCTGttacaattttaattgattGTAGTGAGTTTGCGCGATGATAGTTCATTGTATCACATGTTCTATCAAGTCTAGGTCAATTATAATCGAGGAACAAAAATTTGCAGGGATCTCGATAAACTGCTAAATAGCACGGATTATTCGGGAAACCTATTCAGATACGATCCAACAACAAATAAAACCACAGTGTTGCTCAGCTATCTAACTGTGGCAGCTGGGGTAGCAGTTAGCAACAATGGTTCATTTGTCCTTGTTAGCGAGTATATGGCAAACAGAATTCGGAGAGTCTGGCTAACAGGACCTAATGCATATACTTCAGAGATATTCTTGCACCTTCCGGGAAGACCAGATAGCATCAGAAGGAACTCAAGGAACGAATTTTGGGTGGCAGTGAATTATCCTTTTgggtcaccaccaccaccagtaCCTCCTGTTTTGCCTCTAGGACTAAGAATCAACGAGGAAGGTTTAATTTTAGAGGCTGTTCCTCTTGTTGAGGAGTTCAGTACTGAATCGGTCAGTGAAATTCAAGAAGCTGAGGGAAAACTCTATGCTACATCGTTGCGCGAGTCCTATGTTAACATTCTCAATCTCTAATTTCACTCATTGTTGTTGCTTAcatggttataaaaaaaatattaatgtgtattccataaataattaaataaataactcaTTGATCAATGTGTGTACAGAACTAGAAAACCCCGTTGAACTTCTAATTATCTGAGCATTTTATTGTCGAAGATCAAGTATGCAATATAAATTGTGAAACTCATGGAAGTTATGGGGCATAGAAAATAACTCCATTAGAAGTTAGTGCACTCACCTGAATTCTACTTCCTTTATTTCTGCATAAAATCAACCTCATTCAGATGAAAAAGTAGAGAAATCGGCCCTGCTTGGATAAAAAGCTTGATTAAGCATTCATTATAGAAGTGCTTATgcaagttatttctataacagataaaataaaataaaattatttgcatATTAACTATAACTTGTTCCATAAGATATcctagaga
This portion of the Trifolium pratense cultivar HEN17-A07 linkage group LG3, ARS_RC_1.1, whole genome shotgun sequence genome encodes:
- the LOC123916360 gene encoding protein STRICTOSIDINE SYNTHASE-LIKE 11-like, producing the protein MLNMTSNIAVVIGLLISLILYSPSMVVYCKLLDRFYLPSSLTGPESLAFDSIGGGPYTGVSDGRILKYDEECSCFLEFAHISPDRNNTLCGGISDFSELQETCGRPMGLSFDYNTRELYIADAYYGLVKVPFDGGAATQLVANGMLGNPFGFLAGVDVDPQTGIVYFTEASSQYKIRDLDKLLNSTDYSGNLFRYDPTTNKTTVLLSYLTVAAGVAVSNNGSFVLVSEYMANRIRRVWLTGPNAYTSEIFLHLPGRPDSIRRNSRNEFWVAVNYPFGSPPPPVPPVLPLGLRINEEGLILEAVPLVEEFSTESVSEIQEAEGKLYATSLRESYVNILNL